The Mangifera indica cultivar Alphonso unplaced genomic scaffold, CATAS_Mindica_2.1 Un_0044, whole genome shotgun sequence genome includes the window GCCTCTTCCCTAAACTCTAGGACTTCTTTCTCATCGTCCTCCACGACCTCACTATTTGTATGGTAGTCTTCACCTACCACATTGCCTCCTCCACCTCCAATCGGTGGTATGCAGCCACAAGATGGTCATTGTGGTGATTGCCCTATTTGAGGTTCAATCTTTGTGCTCATGATCTTTACTAGCACTAGCACACTGACTTTTTGGTAAACTTGAAGTCTTATGTGATTTTTGAAGTTCaagggtgggaaaatgttattcatGCAAAAGAAGGGTTGGGAAAACCGGTCACCCtcttctaaatttataaaaccgTCCACATTCGATGTACTACCAGTGAAAACAACTTTTCTTTTCTCCGTGAAAATCTCAAACTCCACCTGCaacatctctctctcttaaGCCACGCTGCGGAGAAGCTTGGGTTCCAATAGCCACTGCACAGATGGCATTCACGGAATATAGGCGACTTGACGAGGACTCTTTAATAGAGTACATCAAAGCGACGCCTTCTTTGTCCTCCAAGATTGGTAACAAGTTCGATGACTTGACCATCAAAGAAGTCGGAGATGGAAACCTTAATTTCGTCTATATCGTTATTGGCACTTCTGGTTCTTTTGTCATCAAGCAGGTACctagatttattttttcaataggattaatatatctttattacaAATAGTAAGCTTACTAAGAAAGCTTCttgatgaaatgtttttggataCAGTTTTCAATTGTAAATCTATGGACGATGGTATAACTGCTTTAAATTTGCTGTAATTATTTGgaattatacttattttaatttttggaagaaaattttcatttactttGCGAGCTTGAGAAAAACAACCTAGATTTCCCTGTTAAAACTTGTTCCCCAATTAGTGAGCCAATGTTGCCTTAATATGTTTTccttttgggttttttttctttagaatcATCTAATTAACATGCAACTAAAGCTCAATCGATATACACATTTGAATTGTCTTTTAGAATCTCAGGCATTTTACATTCCAGCTGGATTTGAGCTTTCAGACTTTCAGAGCATTACTTTCCTTAATTTGTCAAGTTAAATTGACCATGCAATTAATCTAGGTACTAGGTAGTGTATTATAAAAGTATGTCATACTGCTTAcaacttttattaaaagatcAGCACGCTAATGTTCCTGTGGTAGAACAGATTTCGGTGTCTATGTGCTTAGAAATGACATTGTTTGACTAACAATTGGTGACAttaaaaggaataaaagaaCATTATCAATCTAGTTAGACATTGAGCTTTTGGCTTTTTTGCATTAACTCTATTTTCAGGTgctttatttgtataatttttatggaCTAAGGCGGTGCTTCCATCCttatttaagggtttttttgttattaatatacATATGGATATAATGTGAAAGTGTTGAGATGAGTTTCttaatttgattgggtttaggCTCTTCCATACATACGGTGTATTGGTGAATCATGGCCCATGACAAAGGAGCGAGCATATTTTGAGGCAATGGCATTGAAAGAGCATGGACAGCTGTGCCCAGGTCATGTTCCCGAAGTCTATCATTTTGACCATACTATGGCGTTGATTGGTATGCGATACTTGGAGCCTCCACATATTATCCTAAGAAAAGGGTTGATTGCTGGAATTGAGTATCCATTGCTTGCGGAACACATGTCAGAATACATGGCAAGGACTCTTTTCTGCACATCTCTTCTTTATCGTACTACCATGGAGCACAAACGTGCTGGTAAAAGTTTTTCCAttctttgtattttgtttgtatgTTCCTTTGTTTTTCCTAGTGTGTATATTCCATTTATTCAGTTAAAAAGTTGGGCTTCTAATATACCTGATATTTATTGCATAATACATTTCAGGCATATGTAACTTGTAGGTTATGAGATGTTTCTATGCTTGaaattttgttcttgttttttgaATTGTTGCTGCAGTGATGTatacattttgatttttttctcctaattttaatcattttttaatttctaaataatttttggCTCTGAAGCTGTAGTTCTATACTACGTTGAAGTTTTTGTTGAAACATGACCAATATGCTTTTCACTATTGATGATGCAGTTGCTGACTTTTGTGGAAATGTGGAGCTATGCAGGCTTACTGAGCAGGTTGTTTTTTCGGACCCCTATAAAGTATCTCAATATAACCGTTGCACATCTCCTTTTCTTGACCGTGATGCTGAGGCTGTGCGGGGGACAACATTTTAAAGCTTGAAGTAGCTGAGTTGAAATCCAAGTACTATTACTTCCGCAATACTGATTTCTTTCCATAATGTATGGAAGCTCTTTATTTGGAAAAGAACATTTATATTAACCAGATATGCAATTTGTATAGGTTCTGTGAAAGAGCACAAGCTCTGATACATGGGGATCTCCACACTGGGTCTGTCATGGTTACTCATGATTCAACTCAGATTATAGATCCAGAATTTGCATTTTATGGACCAATGGGTTTTGATATTGGAGCTTTTCTTGGAAACTTAATTTTGGCTTATTTTGCTCAAGATGGACATGCTGATCAAGGGAATGATCGGAAAGTATGTCTCAGTTTTTTGATTGCTTTGccttcattatatatttttgttatgtggAGATGTTATTTTGTGCATGTCCTGATCCTTTCTACCTAATGCATTATGCGTTTTAAAATCTTCCCCTCCCCTTCCAACCtgttttttttatacttaatgAAGTAGCTACTcttaattatttaactaattaatttttttgggggGTGGGGGAGAGATGGGACacttctatatttttcttctgtGTGGTGTTGTCTTTGTGccacttttttcttctctttttttaggaaaagaaaaagttggTGCATGCCTTGGTACTGCATGTAACAACTAGTTTGTTTCGTGCCCTGTTTAATAAATTTCAGGACTTGTGTTCTAACATCACAATTTATATGTACCTTTATATATCTGCATGCCttctttgttaattatttttggCTTTTAACTGTGTTAGTTTTGGCTCTCATCTGTGTGACTAgcatttaaaatttctcaactGTCACCCCTTGAGGGATTTTATGGTATGGAACTCGTGGTACTAGCTCTAGGAGGATCAGGTATGTTAGCAGCAGTCCAAGAAGGCAAACAAATGAATAAGTGAAGTAATTAAAAACGAACTAATGAGTGCTCAGTTGCTGCTGGTAGACATTTAACTTGAAGCATTGTTGATTCTAGTGTAACATTGGGTTTAGAATTTGGTGCTTTAGAAATAAATGATAATGGGATACTTAACAATGCCGATGTAAATGAGTATTAGATGTGTAacattatgattatgtgattgtgttctttcttttgcttttttctatcctttttttgtttctaaGTGGGGAAAAAGGAGGGGTAAATTTAGGACAATTCAAGGGACTGCTTTGCAGtgtttgattttacttttaGGGTTTTTGCCTAAAGTTAATTTCTTCTTGCAGACATATAAAAAATGGATTTTGAAAACAATTGAAGAGACTTGGACTCTATTCCACGATAAGTTCACAGCACTTTGGCATCAACACAAGGATGGGTCGGGTGAGGCATACCTTCCAGAAATTTATAATAACCCTGATCTTCAGCTGCttatacaagaaaaatatatgaaagaatTATTCCATGACACCCTTGGATTTGGTGCTGCCAAAATGATAAGGTGAGATGGAAGatttttattcttcatttacatttttttatttactttcatAGCTCCCAGGCTAGCTTTTGTAGACTTTTACGGTTTAGTATTGCTGTTGTGGAAGCTATCTTGACCCTTTTTTTCATCGGTTATGGTCTTGTTTGTTTGGCTTGCTATCATGATTTTGGTTTTCCCTCataaatttagtgtttttaCCTGATCTAGTTTGTGAATGTGGACTGACCCTTGactaaaattttgagtttcCACTGATCTAGATTGTTGGATTTAGTAGTTATTACTCtggtgataattttttctaaactgAAATAAATTCAAGCTTGGAATGGTCATGAGTTTAATTATGTATCCATTATGCTTACCCCAATCTTGTTCTTGTTATCTTAACAGTAAAAATTGTCAGCTTATTGAAgtttaataatgaattatgGTTGATCGATACCAGAAATAATAACAGAATTGTGATGTTGTGTAACAACTTATGCTTGATAAGTTATTGCtcctattaattaattaatgataaaaatcatGACTACATAAATTTGGATCCACACAATAAGTCCATTATTAGCTTAAATTTCTGAGGTTATTGGTCTCAGCATTTGTTGAGTTTTCTTCTTTCCACattatcttgtttttgttaccTTTCCAGTAAAAAATTGTCAGCTTATTTAAGTTGTATAATGAATGATGGTTGATCGATACCAGAAAATAATAACAGAGTTGTGATGTCACATATCAACTTAAGCTTGACAGGTTATGTTAGAATCCTGAAATATTCCCCCCTCTATTAATCCATTAATGATACAAATCAAGACTTACATAAATTTGGATCCATCCCATAAGAAGTCCATTAATTAAATGCTGTCGTAAATATGAGGGAGACCCCATTCCTATTAGCTTAAATTTTGTAGGTAATTGGTTGCAGcatttgttaagttttcttGTTTCCTATAACTTAGCAGTTTTCTCCAATATATAGATTTAGGAGTTTGTAAATCCATGATGATGATGTTTTCACCATTTGATGGATAGGAGGATTGTTGGTGTTGCCCATGTTGAGGATTTTGAATCAATTACAGATGCTAGCAAACGTGCAGCTTGTGAGAGGCGAGCTCTTGAATTGGCAAAAACACTTCTGAAGGAAAGGCGAAAATTCCAAACCATTACTGAAGTTGTTTCAGCAATTCAGCTTCAGCCGTAACACAAGTTTTATGTAAGATTGGTGGTTAGTTTCATGTGGTGAGGTTCTGTATGAAAGCAGTTTCACGTTCTTGCTTAAAATGGGGGAAAAAGAGAAGCAAGTTTCGTTGACTCTGAACAAGCGGTGGTGAGAGAACCACTACTTATTGCAATATTATCTTGGCTGTGATTGTATTGTCGTGACTGGGTGCATATCAGAGTATAAAATTTCCCTCTATTTACTACTTTCTTGAGCAGCTAGTAAGTCCTGGCTCCAATTACCTTGAGGATTTTAATTATAACCAACCTGTCATCACTCAAGGGTAATTTGATTGGAGCAAGCAGTATGTTCATTACTCTATTAGATAAACTGCCGGCACCTGGGtgaattaattttgttgatgcTAGTACTGGCTATCTTGGGCTTTGTTTGGTGAAATATCCGGCATCATTCATTATGAATCGTTTCTTCACTGAGAGTTATGATAaagcatattttattataattagacaataaaattatgtgtatccactttaggtatataaatatatatatatttatatgtgttatcatatgagtgaataaatttgaattaatgataaaataatattcaattgtgcgataacatatataaatattaatatttatgtatttaaaataggtacgTATAGTATTGGTTCTAACGAGAGTTCTGTcaggtagggctggattcgagccgagccgagctcggctcgcagccagctcgggctcggctcgttttttaatggccggctcgagttcggctcgagctcgactcgagccggaTTCGgttcggctcgagttcggctcgttttgcgttcggctcggtaacggctcggctcgactcgtttttcatatcaaaacggcaccgttttgtgtatatatgaggatcaaaacgacgtcgttttgtataaaaaatttttaaaaaaatataccgagccagctcaggctcggctcgagctcgagcccgagctggctcggctcgaatccagccctactgtCAGGacatgtttctttcttttttctggaTGATTCTCtatgtttttagatatttatactGCATTTTATGATACTGGGTGAGtactttcttctttaatttatatagcAGTGGACACCGCGCCATCGTTTGTTGAATGTTCAAATGCCGccagtatatatgaatattgtcCAAATTTGATTAATGACAAGGCAAATCCAAGTTTTCTTCTTCTGCGCCAATAAGGTAATGCAAAATCGCCATTTTGATATCAATTAAATCACGTCTTCATTCAATGAAGCCTTGGCCTCCACAAGTCGCTGGGCCCACATTCGCTGACCAAACCAACATTAAACGTCTTTTATTGTCTCCTTAAAGCCTGAAACTTCATCGTTTAACTCTTCACTGTTTTCCTAAACCTCCAATAGCCACAGCACACCGATGGCCTTCACCGGGTTCAGCCCGCTTGACGAAAAACTTTTGATCGAGTATATCAAAGCCACACCCACTTTGTCCTCTAAAATTGGTAACAAGTTTGATGACTTGATCATCAAAGAAGTCGGAGATGGCAACATGAATTTCGTTTACATAGTTGCCGGCACTTCTGGTTCTCTAGTCATCAAGCAGGTACTTCAGATATAATTCCTTTTGTCTTCAAAAACTTCGTAGTGTTGACTATTTGAGATGACTTTTGTAATCTGTTTGTGGGTGCACAGGCCCTTGAATACATTCGATGCATCGGGATTCATGGCCAATGACAAAGAGCGAGCATATTTTGAGGCCTTGGCATTGAAAGAGCACGGCCAAATGTGCCCTGATCATGTTCCGGAAGTTTATCATTTTGATCGTACCATGTCTTTGATCGGAATGCGATACTTGGAGCCTCCGCATATTATCCTGAGGAAAGGACTGACTGCAGGAATTGAGTATCCATTGCTTGCAGAACACATATCAGAATATATGGCAAAGACCCTTTTCTGCACGTCTCTTCTGTACCGTTCTACCATGGAGCATAAACGTGCTGGTAAGAATTATTACATAACATAGCTTAATTTACCATTCGCACACTTAACTTCCAGTGGGATGCTTTCACAACAAGTCGATAAAGGGCAGCTAATGAGCTTAATTGAATGATTGATGCAGTTGCTGAATTTTGTGGGAATGCAGAGCTATGCAGGCATACTGCACGGGTTGTTTTTTCTGACCCTTACAGAGAATCTCAATATAACCATTGGACTTCTCCTTATCTTGACCGTGATGCGGAGGCTGTGAGGGACGATAATTCTTTGAAGAGATCGAAATTGCTGAGTTGAAATCCAAGTACTATATCTTCCTCTGTACTAGTTTTCTTTCAACAATATGTGGCA containing:
- the LOC123206653 gene encoding LOW QUALITY PROTEIN: methylthioribose kinase-like (The sequence of the model RefSeq protein was modified relative to this genomic sequence to represent the inferred CDS: inserted 1 base in 1 codon); this encodes MAFTEYRRLDEDSLIEYIKATPSLSSKIGNKFDDLTIKEVGDGNLNFVYIVIGTSGSFVIKQALPYIRCIGESWPMTKERAYFEAMALKEHGQLCPGHVPEVYHFDHTMALIGMRYLEPPHIILRKGLIAGIEYPLLAEHMSEYMARTLFCTSLLYRTTMEHKRAVADFCGNVELCRLTEQVVFSDPYKVSQYNRCTSPFLDRDAEAVRXDNILKLEVAELKSKFCERAQALIHGDLHTGSVMVTHDSTQIIDPEFAFYGPMGFDIGAFLGNLILAYFAQDGHADQGNDRKTYKKWILKTIEETWTLFHDKFTALWHQHKDGSGEAYLPEIYNNPDLQLLIQEKYMKELFHDTLGFGAAKMIRRIVGVAHVEDFESITDASKRAACERRALELAKTLLKERRKFQTITEVVSAIQLQP